The following proteins come from a genomic window of Halomarina ordinaria:
- a CDS encoding DUF7289 family protein, protein MRANRGRVTDGEARGQSAVVGFVLVVGLSMLGIASVLFLGAGALTEVEERASLGQAENAFSQFDARASGVALGDDDVARVDTGLGGADGDVAVAEDAGWLRVTVTDEDGERQVVNETLGAVTYSEGDTVVAYQGGGVWRAQDGGTTLVSSPEFHYRDDTLTLPILTVEGDDDGDGTLTVRREATERVSLAGANPLDGATVEVTVRSDYYRGWDRYFDERTEGQTSVDDDARTATVTLVAPETRPPVGDAVRSTARNGDFVIAGNGAKTDAYDSRVGAYDDSKRNGGDVRVAGDADVRGNAHVRGDVRSGGDLEIRSNAAGVDGDVYWTDDSDLKHDGGYDGGERIDGVETVESIDGQVESAVDRAYHAGYNDNGDTDAIDGERLVDGSATLDAGRYALTDLTLSSGDRLTLDTTDGDVTLAVRDSVHLSGDAEIAVEGPGSARVYTGSAHATDGTPTDGWNWTDPNAPAHVLVEREGGAGPQVTVEGDRASGFWLYGTSRTNVRFDGSQGGVPRFTGVVYAPAGPVGESSVALRHAEVYGGIVAGQTTIEQGGAVHYDRALTETDSLPTDDEEDAIRYLHVTRNRMTVS, encoded by the coding sequence ATGCGAGCGAACCGAGGGCGGGTGACGGACGGGGAAGCGCGCGGGCAGTCGGCGGTCGTGGGGTTCGTCCTGGTGGTGGGTCTCTCGATGCTCGGCATCGCGTCGGTGCTGTTCCTGGGTGCGGGGGCGCTCACGGAAGTCGAGGAGCGCGCGTCGCTCGGCCAGGCGGAGAACGCGTTCTCGCAGTTCGACGCGCGTGCGAGCGGCGTCGCACTCGGCGACGACGACGTCGCGCGTGTCGACACCGGGCTCGGAGGGGCCGACGGCGACGTGGCCGTCGCGGAGGACGCGGGGTGGCTACGCGTGACGGTGACCGACGAGGACGGGGAGCGGCAGGTGGTCAACGAGACGCTCGGCGCGGTGACCTACAGCGAGGGCGACACCGTCGTCGCCTACCAGGGTGGGGGGGTCTGGCGGGCCCAGGACGGCGGGACGACATTGGTGTCCTCCCCCGAGTTCCACTACCGGGACGACACCCTCACGCTCCCGATACTCACCGTCGAGGGGGACGACGACGGGGACGGGACGCTGACCGTCCGCCGGGAGGCGACCGAACGCGTCTCGCTCGCCGGGGCGAACCCCCTCGACGGCGCGACCGTCGAGGTGACCGTCCGGAGCGACTACTACCGCGGCTGGGACCGCTACTTCGACGAGCGGACGGAGGGACAGACGAGCGTCGACGACGACGCGCGAACCGCGACCGTGACGCTCGTGGCGCCCGAGACGCGCCCGCCGGTCGGGGACGCGGTCCGTTCGACGGCCCGCAACGGCGACTTCGTCATCGCCGGCAACGGCGCCAAGACGGACGCCTACGACTCCCGTGTCGGGGCGTACGACGACAGCAAACGGAACGGCGGGGACGTCCGCGTGGCCGGCGACGCGGACGTCCGCGGAAACGCCCACGTCCGCGGGGACGTCCGCTCGGGCGGCGACCTCGAAATCAGGAGCAACGCGGCTGGCGTCGACGGCGACGTGTACTGGACGGACGACTCCGACCTCAAACACGACGGCGGGTACGACGGCGGCGAGCGGATAGACGGCGTCGAGACCGTCGAGAGCATCGACGGGCAGGTCGAGTCGGCGGTCGACCGCGCCTACCACGCGGGGTACAACGACAACGGCGACACCGACGCCATCGACGGCGAGCGACTCGTCGACGGGTCGGCGACGCTCGACGCGGGTCGGTACGCGCTCACCGACCTCACGCTGTCGAGCGGCGACCGCCTGACGCTCGATACGACCGACGGCGACGTCACGCTCGCCGTCCGGGACTCGGTTCACCTCTCGGGGGACGCCGAGATAGCCGTCGAGGGGCCGGGGAGCGCGCGCGTGTACACGGGGAGCGCCCACGCCACCGACGGGACGCCGACCGACGGCTGGAACTGGACCGACCCGAACGCGCCGGCGCACGTCCTGGTCGAGAGAGAGGGCGGGGCGGGGCCGCAGGTGACCGTCGAGGGCGACCGGGCGTCCGGGTTCTGGCTCTACGGGACCTCCCGGACCAACGTGCGCTTCGACGGCTCGCAGGGCGGGGTCCCTCGCTTCACGGGTGTGGTGTACGCACCCGCGGGGCCGGTCGGCGAATCGAGCGTCGCGCTGCGCCACGCGGAGGTGTACGGGGGTATCGTGGCGGGCCAGACCACCATCGAACAGGGTGGGGCGGTCCACTACG